From the genome of Flavobacteriales bacterium:
TAGGCAGGGGGATTTCTTATAGCAGGAGTTCAACTCACTCATCAGCTTCTGGATGCCTTGGTGATCTGCGTAGTCTGTGAGATGCCAATCCAAGCTTCGACTGAAGTCCCATTCGTTCCATTGACCGAATTCGGATCCCATGAAGAGTAACTTGGTCCCGGGATGAGCGAACATCAGCGCCAGATAGGCACGGAGATTGGCTCGTTTCTGCCAGGCATCTCCAGGCATCTTGTCCAAGAGGCTCTTCTTCCCATAGACCACTTCATCGTGACTGATGGCTAGCATGAAATTCTCTGTGAATACATAGGCCAGACTGAAGGTGATCTCGTTGTGATGGAATTTCCGATGTACAGGCTCACGTGAGAAGTACTGCAGTGAATCGTGCATCCATCCCATCATCCATTTCATACCGAATCCCAGACCGCCTAGATGCACGGGGCGGGTCACGCCTGAGAAAGCGGTGGATTCCTCCGCTATGGTCTGCACATCGGGATAGTGCTGATATACTGCCGTGTTCAGTTCTTTCAAGAATGCAATGGCCTCGAGATTCTCATTGCCTCCGTATTGATTGGGTTCCCACTCCCCGTCTTCTCGGGAATAATCGAGATAGAGCATACTCGCCACGGCATCTACCCGCAATCCATCGATATGGAATTCTTCGAGCCAATAGAGGGCATTGGAGATCAAGAAGGACTTGACCTCGCTCCTGCCGTAATTGAAGATGAGGCTCTTCCAGTCGGGATGGTATCCTCTACGATGATCCGGATGCTCATAGACACAGGTTCCATCGAATCTACCGAGTGAGAAATCATCTTCTGGAAAATGCGATGGCACCCAATCCAAGATGACTCCGATACCTGCTCTATGCAGAGCATCGACCAGACCTTTGAAGTCCTCAGGACTTCCTAGCCTCGAGTCAGGTGCGAAGTATCCGCTTACCTGATAGCCCCAGCTGGGAGCATACGGATGCTGCATGACCGGCATGAATTCCACATGTGTGAATCCCAGTTCATCTATATAGCTAGGCAGTTGTTCGGCCATTTCGGCCCAGGTAAGAGGGCGGTTCTCGTCCACATTGTATCTCCAGCTGCCTGGATGGATCTCGTATACGCTGAATGGCGCTCCAAGGGCGTTCTTG
Proteins encoded in this window:
- the glgB gene encoding 1,4-alpha-glucan branching protein GlgB produces the protein MNTTRKNRIIPHSLLTEFDIDLYRAGTHYRIYEKMGSHLTEHEGIKGVYFSVYAPAADRVEVIGDFNYWDGSQCSLHVRWDGSGIWEGFLPEASHGQRYKYRIHSSHGIFEKADPYARYAEQPPATASIIWEEEFKWSDKTWMGKRKDKNALGAPFSVYEIHPGSWRYNVDENRPLTWAEMAEQLPSYIDELGFTHVEFMPVMQHPYAPSWGYQVSGYFAPDSRLGSPEDFKGLVDALHRAGIGVILDWVPSHFPEDDFSLGRFDGTCVYEHPDHRRGYHPDWKSLIFNYGRSEVKSFLISNALYWLEEFHIDGLRVDAVASMLYLDYSREDGEWEPNQYGGNENLEAIAFLKELNTAVYQHYPDVQTIAEESTAFSGVTRPVHLGGLGFGMKWMMGWMHDSLQYFSREPVHRKFHHNEITFSLAYVFTENFMLAISHDEVVYGKKSLLDKMPGDAWQKRANLRAYLALMFAHPGTKLLFMGSEFGQWNEWDFSRSLDWHLTDYADHQGIQKLMSELNSCYKKSPCL